Part of the Pseudobdellovibrionaceae bacterium genome is shown below.
TTCGAGCCAGTGCCATGAGTAGTGTAACCATCACGTCGTTATTTATGTTGATAACAGCACTGATGGCCGTATTGCTTTCTGATCGCGCCATAGGCGGATTACAGGCGTTGTCAGCGGCCACTCAGCAGTTAGCTCGTGGAGACTACTCCGTGCGGGTGAATGTGAGATCCCGCGATGAAATAGGAGACTTGGCTAATAGTTTTAACGCCATGGCTGAAGAAGTGTCGCGGTTGACGGACGAGCAGGTGGAAAAAGCCCGCATGGAGTCGGAGTTAAAGGCGGCTCAACAGGTGCAGGCATCGATTTTTCCACCCGAGTCGGCCCAGTTAGGCCCGGTGGGCGTGTGTGGTTATTATCGGGCCGCCTCTGAGTGCGGGGGGGATTGGTGGCACTACCATGAAACAGATAATAAGGTGTATTTTTGGATGGGGGATGCCACCGGGCATGGGGTGCCGGCGGCGTTAATCACAAGCGTTGCCAAAACCGTCGCCATGGTGGTGGAGCGAATTGGTGAACCCGAGCCCAAGGAGGTGATGGGGCTCCTTAATCGAGTGATCGCCGAAGCCTCTGAGGGGAAGATATTCATGACGTTCTTTTTGTGCGCTATGGATAAGGCCACAGGTGTGGTGCGGTATTCGCTGGCCAGTCACGATCCCCCTTATAAAATTCCAAGAGTGTTTTCTGATATGAAGCGGGGAGACCTTCACCCCATTTTTGAGCCCAACAATGGACGTCTGGGGGCGGTGGCAAGGCCTGCGGCATTTTCTGAAGGCGAGTTCGTGTTAGACAAGGGCGAGTCCCTTTTTGTCTTTACTGATGGGCTTGCCGATTATATGGGCGGATCATCACATTTGGAGCGTTATATTGCACGAAATCTTCCGAATAAGGCTTCTCCTGGCCAATTTGTTCGAAATTTAGGCAAAGAAATTGATGATAAAATCGATGCCGGTTTTGAAATGGTGGATGATGTGACATTCTGTATGATCCATCGAATTGATGCTTGATGGTGAAACTCAAGCAACTCTTGATCGACCCATAAAACCCGTTACAATTGCACCAAAATATAGGTTTAACTGAAAGAGCGGGTATTTATATGCGGGCACTGAGTAGCGTATTAGGATTCATTTTATTGTTTATTGGCAACGTTAGTTTTGCCGCATTTCCTGAAAGCTTATCTTTCAATGGTGACTTACGTTACAGACACGAAAGTCGACAAGTTGAGGGGCAGCGGTATCGCCCATGGAACTCCTTTCGCGTGCGTTTCAATGCACTCACTAAGGTCAACGACACCACAGAGGCCAAGTTACAGTTCACCTCAGGCGATGGCCAACCCCGGGGCATGAATCAAAAATTATCAGACGGTTTTTCGAAAAAACCATTTAATATTAGTCTTGCCTACATTGATTGGAAGCCGATGGCAGGCGGGCAAGTGCATGCGGGCAAAGTGCCGCTGCCGCTTTATAAACCAGGCAACAGCGATTTGATATTTGATCATGATGTGACTCCAGAAGGTGTGGCTGTGAAGTATGAAATGGGTTCCACCTGGAAACCTTTTTTTAGCGCATTTAATTTTTGGTTAAAAGAAGATTCCGGAGGCGATGACGCTCACCTGGTTGGCGGCCAGGTGGGAGTGAAGTCTGAAATGGGATCTCATAAAATGTCCTTAGAGTTGGCCAGGTATTCTTATTTGGGAGCAAAGGGCTCTGCCGCGTTTTACTCGGGATATGAAAATAATAATACAGTTTCTGGTGGGCTCTATTCTTTTGACTACGATATTAATGAGGTGGGTTTTGATTACGCATTGAGCACGGCATGGGGGCCGCTGTCCCTTTGTGGTCAGTATGTTTTTAACTCAGCCATTGATACAGACAACACGGGATATTATGTGGGCGTGGGTTTGGGATCCACCAAAAACGTGGGTGATTTTAAATTCGACCTTAACTATCGGCATATTGAAAAAGATGCCGCGGTGGGGGTGTTTATCGATTCGGACTTTGCCGGAGGCAAGACAGACTCCAATGGGTCTAAAGTGAGAGTGGCTTATAAAATGGCCGAGAACAGTTTTTTTGCTCTTAGTCACTTTGTGAATAAGAATTCCGTTTCCACAAGCAATCCCAGCAAATTTGATAAAACCATGTTTGACTTCTGGGTGACCTATTAATTTGGGTCTATAAAGAGAGGTTTTTAAATGAAAGTCCAGTGGGTGTTGAATATAGCCATAGTGTTGGGGTTTGCATCAGTCGGGCATGCGGCGAAACCTCGATGTCTTTACATCAGCTCTTATCATCAGGGGTATGCGTGGTCTGATGGAGTGGAGCGTGGGGTTCGCGAAGCCCTTGGAGATCAGTGCGAATTCAAGCAATTTGATATGGACACCAAAAGAAATGCCGATGAAAAATTTATTTTAGAACAAGCCAAAAAGTCCAAAGAGTTGGTGGAATCCTGGAAGCCCGATGTGGTGATTGTCTCCGATGATATTGCAGCCAAAGAGGTGATTGTTCCCTATTTTAAAGATGCCAAAACGCCTTTTGTCTTTTGTGGTGTGAATTGGTCGGCAGAAGAGTATGGATTTCCCTTTAAAAACGTAACCGGCATCATTGAGATTGCTCCGGTCAAAGAAATGCTGGAGAAGGCTAAATCCATTACGGGAGGAAATCGGGCCATTTACATCGGTGCTGACACCCTCACCGAGACGAAAAACCTAGATCGGTTTGAAGAAGCCGCACCAACGGTGAATGTTATTTTGGATAAAGCCCTTGTGTCCACCACTGAAGATTGGCTGAAAATTTACAATGAGGCCCAACAAAAATATGATTTCATTGTGGTGGGCTCAAAGGCCGGCATAAACGATTGGGACCCAGATAAAATCGATAGTGAAATCATGAAGACCACTCGCATTCTTTCGGTCACCAACCATTCTTGGATGATGCCATTTACAGTGTATGGAATGGCCAAGGTTCCAAAAGAACACGGTGACAAAGCCGCTCAGTACGCATTGAAAATTCTCTCAGGCACAGCCCCGTCGGATCTGCCCATTATTGCTAACGAGCAATGGGAAACATGGGTTAACGAGCAGCTCATGAACGCTGGGCACATTGATCTAGGCCCGTTGCCCAAAGAAAATGTGTTTGCCGTGGATGGTGGTGAGCTAATGCTAAAAAAGAAGGCGCCCGATCGCGAACAGATTTTATGGATTGTTCTTGGCGGCATCGTCTTTATGATGGTGATCTATTTGGTCAAAAAGAAGAGATAGCAGGGCATTGGGCGCTTCCCATTGGCCTCTGTCTGTGTGCGCGAGGGAGCATTTGGCTTTGCAAATCCTATAAGCGTCAGACAAAAAGCTTAAGCGTCTTATTTTAAGACAATTGTGTCAGGTCTTAACTTTCCAGCGATTTTGTCACCCTGTTAATTCCATGCTGTATCTCGTGCTTTATTAGATACCGCTTTGTACTAAATCTCTTTTTCAGCAAAAAACCTAATCGTATCAAAATAAGACGGAATAGGTTTCTTCTCTGGTCGGAGGGGCCACCCTAAGGTACTATAAAATGAGAGGGGTGGGTTATGAGAAATCTTAAAATTCTGAGCGTGGTCGTTTACTTTCTGGCAGCGCCCTGCTGGGCCCAGCAGCTCGATGAGCATTCTGAACGAGCTCTAGAGCAAACCGTGGACCTATTAAATACAAAATCGCAAAGAGAAAAAGCGGCCGCCGAAACTTCGCAGTCGCGAGAAGCCCACCAAAGGGCAAAAGATCTCGCTGGCAGCGAAGAAAACCTCGATCAGATTTACAATCTATCCGGCAAGATTTTTCAGGATTTAGCAAAAAAAGCCAACGGCGATCCCAAGAAAATGCAAGAACTACTAGATCAAGCGCTAGCTGACCCCCAAGGTTTTGCAAGCCAATTCACGCCCGAACAAAAACAACAGCTAAAAAATATTTCTATCGATATCGAAAAAGTCAAAGGGGCCTCAGGCGGTGCCATGTAATCTCCGGAGCAAAGAGTGGCACGTAGAAAGGTAAGGTAACGTTCCATTTCCTTAGGACGGTTCCATTATTTCGCAGCCCAAAAACGTTAGTCTGACATTTCCTGTAATATTAAGTCGGTTTTTCCAATATTCTTCCCACTCGCCGGCACTTGTTATGCGTTTTATGATGATTTTTGTCATCTTTTCGGCGCCTTTTTTACTCCAACCGAACCCGATCTTTTTTATGCGGCGGCCGATTTCGCGCATCATTCTCTCTATCATTGAACTCACTCGGGGATTCTTTAATCCCATATGAAGCCACGTGCGTAAGTAAGCAAACATCCCTTTTTTGGCTCGTATCAAGTACCTCGCGGCATCTCCGTAACCCTTCGTAATTAATTCATCGATTAAGTCTTGAACGCCTTTTTCTGCCATCCAAATTTTTTTCTCAAGACCTAGCTTTTCCTCTGCGCTGACCTGATCGAAGTCTTCTTCAGGTATATGTAATTCAATCGCTGCAGCTAATTCACCCTGGAACGATCTTGTTTCTTCTATTGAAGCACCTCCTTCTATGCGTAAAGGCTGATAGATATCCTTTACGATGTGCCAGTGACATCGTTGATGATCGAGCGTCAACTTCTTAAGACCATGTATCAGTCCGGCCTCGCCATCTGAGACCAGCACATTAGCTATGGCTTTAAATTTTACTCGCTCATTAGGATGGTTAGCGGCTTTGATCATTTGCCCAATGCTTTGCCAACTCTCATCTGTCCAAGCGCCATATGGACGGACGCCTCCATCTCGATCCACACCAACTACAACCTTCACCTCTCCGCGATTCGACTCGTACTCTGGCTTTTTCTTATAACCAGTGCCATCGGCAACTAACGTATCACAGCGGCCCTTAAGAGGGATTTCGTCACAACAACTTGCCATAACCCACCGATGAAGAGTCGTGTGGGGGATCTCAATCGATCCAATGCTTTTTAAGTGAACCTCACCTCGACGATAGCTCTGCTCACTGAGAAGCTCCACAACAGTCTTCTCTAACTCTACGGATTTTTTCTGATACCGATCGAGTCCTAAAAAAGTTCTCAGTGGGATCGTCGTCTTATGGCAGCTTTTGCATTTGAGCCGGGTCCATAGCACCGTCACTGTACCCACACCCGTTCGAACCGTCTTTTTTTCTTCTCGTCTTGTGACAACAAGATGTGACTTCTTGCAACAGTCGTGGCGACCCACCCCCAGCACTTTCTTGTAGACCATGTCGTCAAGTAGCCTTAACAACACCTGCAAAAACCCGGGTATACCCTCGCGCTCAAATAACTCTTTTGACGCTAAGAGTAGCTCGTCTAAAGTAAATTCATTTTCTGATAGACTTGCGCCCACTTTTAAAGACAATATTTGCTCAATCATTTGGTGGTCTCCTTGTTGTTTGTTTTTAGTCGAGCATCAACAAGGAGATCATTTTTATCTTCTCAACGCCACCACTTATCACTCTTGCGAACAACCTTTCTTCGACGACTCGATGGAGCTTTCAACTGAGCTTGGTGTTCTTTTAAACACCGAGGACACCATTTCGTTCGCTTGGCATTGTGAAGACTTCTTTGCCACTTGCACTTACACTTTAAACACTGCCAATCAAGTGGCGCGTCTATATGCTCGTAGGACTTTGATAAAAGCTTGGCATTGTGATCTTTGGCAAGCTTTCTGATCTCCTTGACTGTGGCCTTTCTTTTTAAAGCCCCCTCTCGCCTTCGACAGATGGGACACCACTTGCCTTGGCTAACATTGGCTGGGGTCATAAAAAACATGTGACCCCATAAACACTTCCACTTAAGCATCGTATGGGCATCGATGTAGATTCTAGATAAACAAAGCCCTTTATGTGCCTTGGCCCGAGCCCTTTGTATTGTAATGTCGCCTCGAAGCTCCTCACCACGACGCTTAAAATAACATCGCCTACACCAACTGCCTTGCTTAATGTTCTCTGGTGTCGCCAACCACTCATGACGAGCCTCGCACCGCCATAACATCTTTGTTCGACCGTTTGCATACTCTTTTGTTAATAACCGACCACCGCGAGTTCTTGCTATTCTTCGCAACTCACGTAGTTGTTTTAGACGGGCTGTCTTAGTCATCACTTCAATCCAGACAATAAGGTGTAAAACTCAAAAATACTCTAGCACTATTCAACAGTTACGGTGAATTCATAAAAACTGTCGCTGTTTGAGACGCCCAATTGGGCTTAAGCTTCGACCCACAACAATGGCGCAGCTATTCTCAAATTGATGCATAAAAAACGAGCAGTACAGCAAAAATAACTAAAGTTATTCACCGCATCAGACGATACTAAGTATATCAATTTTAATGGAGTGCTTAATATGGAGGCAAAATGTCGCCCTACAAAAATGGAACGTTACCAAAGGTAAAATCAATATCGGTGTTTCTGGTCTTTTTAGCAGCGCTGGCGTCTTGCCAGCTTGGCGATAATCGCATGCATGGAAAAATCAGCAGTTCAGGCGCGGCAACGCTGGAACCACCGGTGAACCTTGTTGTTACTAACACTTGGATCGACAGGTTGGCACTCAACTGGCAGCCTCCTAGTGCGACCGTGTCCGCTTATAGGGTCACCTATGCCATGGGAAGTGTTGCACCAGAGTCTTGTGCGGGTGGAGTTGTCGTAGCTTCACCTTCGTTTATTTTAGATGCATTAGTTTCGGATCAAGAATACAGTTTTGCCATTTGTTCGCTGGATTTGGCCACAGGCGAGATGTCGCCCCTTTTGGCCGTTACGAGCCATACACTAAAAGCTGTGAGCTTGAGCGAAGTCTATGTTGGCAACAGCAATTGGAATACATATGTAGATAACGATGGGCTTGACCCCTACAGTGGTACCAATACGGCTTGCAGTGGCGCAGTGACAGGTTTTTTAGGCTGTTTGCACGGCGGTGAAATACGAAAAGTTGAGGTGCCCACATTGGCGAGTTGTGGAAACTA
Proteins encoded:
- a CDS encoding SpoIIE family protein phosphatase, whose protein sequence is MLRRFPIRAKMLAYTLIIVLGLGGSLAVTQVISESERILTTFTNSAKKTSQFISNSIRDQIEAQNIEAIQEILSSADVNPNIDSIRVTDRVGLPLYSWKRGEGVSTDKKRISHRSLDAIMDSRGWVVYQEGELLQIGGVMQKGEEDVFGYILVTFSLEDITSFIRASAMSSVTITSLFMLITALMAVLLSDRAIGGLQALSAATQQLARGDYSVRVNVRSRDEIGDLANSFNAMAEEVSRLTDEQVEKARMESELKAAQQVQASIFPPESAQLGPVGVCGYYRAASECGGDWWHYHETDNKVYFWMGDATGHGVPAALITSVAKTVAMVVERIGEPEPKEVMGLLNRVIAEASEGKIFMTFFLCAMDKATGVVRYSLASHDPPYKIPRVFSDMKRGDLHPIFEPNNGRLGAVARPAAFSEGEFVLDKGESLFVFTDGLADYMGGSSHLERYIARNLPNKASPGQFVRNLGKEIDDKIDAGFEMVDDVTFCMIHRIDA
- a CDS encoding putative porin; the encoded protein is MRALSSVLGFILLFIGNVSFAAFPESLSFNGDLRYRHESRQVEGQRYRPWNSFRVRFNALTKVNDTTEAKLQFTSGDGQPRGMNQKLSDGFSKKPFNISLAYIDWKPMAGGQVHAGKVPLPLYKPGNSDLIFDHDVTPEGVAVKYEMGSTWKPFFSAFNFWLKEDSGGDDAHLVGGQVGVKSEMGSHKMSLELARYSYLGAKGSAAFYSGYENNNTVSGGLYSFDYDINEVGFDYALSTAWGPLSLCGQYVFNSAIDTDNTGYYVGVGLGSTKNVGDFKFDLNYRHIEKDAAVGVFIDSDFAGGKTDSNGSKVRVAYKMAENSFFALSHFVNKNSVSTSNPSKFDKTMFDFWVTY